In Chitinophagaceae bacterium C216, the genomic stretch GATGTAGTAATACAGTTAATTACCGCATAGGGATAACGTTCTTTCAGTTTTTGCAAGGTCAAAAAGGGATAAGCACTTAACGTATGTACATGGGGTGTTCTAAAATAACCTGTGGGAACCGAATGTCCATGAAATACTAAATTAATAGTTCGATTTTTGGGCCATTGCTTCTGAAACTCTTCCTTAATATCCTTAAGATATACCTTGGAGTCAGCTTGAGACAAAGCTGAGAAACTACTACTTAATACCAGCAAAAATATAGAAACACACAGCCTTAGCATCATTTTATCGCTTTTATTATTAAAGTAAGTTTTCTATTATAATTGTTTTTCCATCTTTAGGAAGTGCTATCGTTTTTGCGTGCCTATGTGTTGTAATCGTCACCGTCGCACCTTTATGCGTAGGATCGCTTATATAAATTTTACCACCTTTGACTAACATTAGACAAGCTTTATCAACATTAATTTTTCCTTTCTTATACGGTACTGTTCCCGCATTATGAAAAGCTGCCATTAATACATTCTTTTTTAAGTGCACGGCCTGGACATTCTCATCATTTGAAATAACACTCCAATGAGGTCGTCTTACTAATTTGTTCACTGCAGCCGTTGAATTAGCTCTAGTCAAAACATATCCTGTCGCATTATTCTCCTTAGAATTATGGTATATAACGGGTGTAAATACTTTTTCTGTAATGACAGTTTTAGATTCTGCTCTATTAATATCATGCCAGCTTCCTGTAACTGATTTTAACTGAATTTCCATATCAGAAGACTCAAGAAGGATATATGCAAAACCGTTATGATAAACCCACGATACACCATGAAGCACATGTGTCCCCTCAGACAATTCAATACTGTTGAGGTCGGTAGCAATACTACCATGCCATCTACACTGATCTATTGCTGTATATATACGCCCAGGAATTTGCTCATCTTTTATGCCAGCTATAAGACAAATAATGAAATCCTCGTAACACACCCATAGCTTCTTCGCCGATAATTTTTGCCTCCCTATACTGTCTTTAATTACATAATCCATTACAGATACCCCACTCACTCCATCGCTAACGCTTCCTACAAATTCTTTACGCTCTATAGCATGAGCTCCTTGAAACGCAGTAACGCCAGGAAGCCTATTCCAATCCCATACAGGCATTAAGTCCGTATACTCTTCTCCTGTTCTAATCAAGTAAGCATCACAGCTATTCAGGAGTTTTCCTTTTAGGTTCTCACGATTAATAGACTCTGTAGGTAATGTACGTGTTGAAATAGTTTTCAGGAAAAAGCTAAATTCGGGTCTATGATATGCTGCAAAATCGGAAAATGGGTAATAACGGAATCCTTTCAGCGAACGACTTTGGTTCATCACGGCATTCATTTCCATCAATTCCCTTTTTCTTTCTGGACTCACTGCTACAATAAAAGGGATAAGAGGCCTGATATCAGCAGCTCTCAATTCTCCTTTTCTTGATGAAGAACGATCCATTGTGCCAGGAACCGTATATATTCCTCTGGCCATCCATTGCCAACCATTCAACACAACATCTGTTAATATCTGTACTTTCTCATCAGGAAAGGCAAGACTAGTACCTCGCAACTGCCAGGCTATCCGTAGACTTTCCCAGATATAAGCCTTGCCATATTGGTACATCTGCAGTCTCGCACCATGTTGTTGAAAACTGTAATCGGGTTGTATTCCTTCTCCTCTTCCTATCTTGACTTCTTTGACTATGAGGTCTCTACAACGCTGCATCAGCTGTAAATCATCAGTGAGTGCTGCATAATGCAAGCCAAGATCAGCACACCAAATTAGGTTACCGGCTAGATAATGATCATTCACTTGTAGCTGTGCCATGACCGACAATGCTTTTTGCCATCTATTATCATCTAAATAATGGCGAAGCAGGATAATAATATCTCGCATATAACGCGGCACCCCAATTTGGTTATGCCACCAGTTTGAGCTTTGATAGCGCTTCTCAGTCCAGTGATCTATAGCCTTTTCGATAGACCGTAATAAAGAAACATCTTGATAAAGTGCATTATTAGGTTTAGTAAATAAAGTAGCCATCGCCTGCAGTCTTTTCAAATGCTCAGACACATTCCAAGCCGCAGGTTCTGTATCCTGATAGTTAATATCCGACCACGTCCCATCCGGTCTTATAGAGTTATGCAACTTTTGTACATATGCAATATCTGTAGTATCTATCTGTAATAAATAACTACGATATCTATTGATAATAGTATCGCTTTGCCCATAACCAGAGAAGGCAAAAAGCAAGCTAAATAATATCAGAATGACATATATTGAAAAAAAACACCGTCTCATAATCATCTTATCTTTAATTGAGCATAACGCATCAATGCTTCTATATAATAATAATCAGCATAACTCAACGGAACATCAACTTCGACATTTCCCGGAACTCCTCCTGATGCATGTTTTAAAATAAAGCCTCCGTTACTACCAACTGTGGCTCTATAATTTTGAGAAGACAATGAGGTAAGTATCGATTCTGCAGCTTGTTGATATATCAAACTTTTGCGCTTCTCTACATATCCTGACAGCTCTATTAAGGCTGAAGCCGTAATTGCTGCTGCAGAAGCATCTCTCGGTATTTCCTTATAAAGTGAAGGATTATAATTCCATTGAGGATTATACCCTACTTGGCCTACATTGAAATCCCAATAGGGAATTTTATCCAATGGAAGATTTTTATGATTCAGGAAAAAATCCGCCATTTTACAAGCAGTATGGAGAAACCTCCGATCCTTCGTTTCTCTGTACACCATGGTAAACCCGTAAATTCCCCAAGCTTGTCCACGCGACCAAGTAGAATTATCAGCAAATCCCTGCTGCGTTTCACGGCTCTTTACTTTACCGGTATGCTCATCATAATCCACAACGTGGTAACTACTAAAGTCAGGACGCAAATGATTTTTCATTGTGGTTTCAGCATGCTTAATAGCTATCTTTTTAAAAAAAGGATCTCCCGTAGCTTTGGAGGCAAAAAAGAGAAGCTCCAAATTCATCATGTTATCAATAATTACAGGAAACTTCAACATTCTTTTCTTATCAAGCGACAATACACTATCCCAAGATTTTATACATCCTACACGAGGATTAAATCGTGTAGCTAAAGACTTTGCCGACTGTATTAAAATTTCCTTATATCTCACACTATCCGGGAAAAGACGAAAGGCATTGCCATAACTGCAATACATCATAAAGCCGAGATCATGATGTTCGGTCATGTTTTGCAAATCTTCCATTCTTTGTA encodes the following:
- a CDS encoding Unsaturated glucuronyl hydrolase, which gives rise to MESIQMKAIIVLLTFLCSSNAKGQWNAPRKEVLNIVQNALMTSVEQYHYLMQQLQPDQWPRTYENGKVYTVSNKAWISGFYPGTLLYLYEFSNDMELWKAAHQKLQRMEDLQNMTEHHDLGFMMYCSYGNAFRLFPDSVRYKEILIQSAKSLATRFNPRVGCIKSWDSVLSLDKKRMLKFPVIIDNMMNLELLFFASKATGDPFFKKIAIKHAETTMKNHLRPDFSSYHVVDYDEHTGKVKSRETQQGFADNSTWSRGQAWGIYGFTMVYRETKDRRFLHTACKMADFFLNHKNLPLDKIPYWDFNVGQVGYNPQWNYNPSLYKEIPRDASAAAITASALIELSGYVEKRKSLIYQQAAESILTSLSSQNYRATVGSNGGFILKHASGGVPGNVEVDVPLSYADYYYIEALMRYAQLKIR
- the cslA gene encoding Chondroitinase-AC, giving the protein MRRCFFSIYVILILFSLLFAFSGYGQSDTIINRYRSYLLQIDTTDIAYVQKLHNSIRPDGTWSDINYQDTEPAAWNVSEHLKRLQAMATLFTKPNNALYQDVSLLRSIEKAIDHWTEKRYQSSNWWHNQIGVPRYMRDIIILLRHYLDDNRWQKALSVMAQLQVNDHYLAGNLIWCADLGLHYAALTDDLQLMQRCRDLIVKEVKIGRGEGIQPDYSFQQHGARLQMYQYGKAYIWESLRIAWQLRGTSLAFPDEKVQILTDVVLNGWQWMARGIYTVPGTMDRSSSRKGELRAADIRPLIPFIVAVSPERKRELMEMNAVMNQSRSLKGFRYYPFSDFAAYHRPEFSFFLKTISTRTLPTESINRENLKGKLLNSCDAYLIRTGEEYTDLMPVWDWNRLPGVTAFQGAHAIERKEFVGSVSDGVSGVSVMDYVIKDSIGRQKLSAKKLWVCYEDFIICLIAGIKDEQIPGRIYTAIDQCRWHGSIATDLNSIELSEGTHVLHGVSWVYHNGFAYILLESSDMEIQLKSVTGSWHDINRAESKTVITEKVFTPVIYHNSKENNATGYVLTRANSTAAVNKLVRRPHWSVISNDENVQAVHLKKNVLMAAFHNAGTVPYKKGKINVDKACLMLVKGGKIYISDPTHKGATVTITTHRHAKTIALPKDGKTIIIENLL